One Gemmatimonadaceae bacterium DNA window includes the following coding sequences:
- a CDS encoding HEAT repeat domain-containing protein has protein sequence MSWRRMLGVFALAPSTVLAQSLGRQIERVRDGSVRLTYAARPGLCGDGGETVRTGPSFIVLPNTYGYGTSNVDVCFAGPVRVAIGRSGGETVSYRVHVGGRWSADDDATDLGVVSAPDAARYLLDAATRASGRNAEYPLAAAVFADSIDLVPDLARTARNADMKQELRQRATFWIGTYDDETASRTLHELASDDRLDDDVRGSAIIALGRDDISENDVAWLQSLYPRVSSKLRDNVLLAVSRSDGRRASQWLASIVTDDNETEHTREQAMFWLGQGRSLTGDLVRLYDRLSSTALRNHYTFVLSQRHDRAALDKLIDIAEHDADRDVRHQALFWLGQSKDPRALAFIRDLVTR, from the coding sequence ATGTCGTGGCGGAGAATGCTCGGCGTGTTCGCGCTCGCGCCGTCGACGGTGCTGGCGCAATCGCTCGGACGACAGATCGAGCGCGTCCGCGACGGATCCGTGCGGCTCACCTACGCCGCGCGACCAGGCCTCTGCGGCGATGGAGGCGAGACGGTTCGCACTGGGCCGTCGTTCATTGTGCTGCCGAACACGTACGGCTACGGAACCAGCAACGTGGATGTGTGCTTCGCGGGACCCGTGCGCGTCGCGATTGGCCGTTCTGGCGGGGAGACCGTGAGCTATCGGGTGCACGTCGGTGGCCGGTGGAGCGCGGATGACGACGCCACCGACCTCGGCGTCGTGTCGGCGCCCGATGCGGCGCGCTATCTGCTCGACGCGGCAACACGCGCGAGTGGGAGAAACGCGGAGTATCCGTTGGCCGCTGCCGTCTTTGCCGACAGCATCGATCTGGTACCCGATCTCGCACGCACGGCGAGAAACGCCGACATGAAGCAGGAGCTGCGGCAACGGGCCACGTTCTGGATCGGGACGTACGACGATGAAACGGCGAGCCGAACGCTTCACGAGCTCGCGTCCGACGACCGCCTCGACGATGACGTTCGCGGCTCGGCGATCATTGCGTTAGGCCGAGATGACATCTCGGAGAATGACGTCGCGTGGTTACAATCGCTCTATCCCCGCGTGTCGTCGAAGCTGCGCGACAATGTCCTCCTCGCTGTTTCGCGTTCGGACGGCCGGCGCGCGTCGCAGTGGCTCGCGAGTATCGTGACCGACGACAACGAGACGGAGCATACGCGCGAGCAGGCCATGTTCTGGCTCGGCCAGGGACGCTCACTCACGGGCGATCTCGTTAGGCTGTACGATCGACTGTCGTCGACGGCACTCCGCAATCACTACACGTTCGTCCTCTCGCAACGGCACGATCGCGCCGCGCTCGACAAGCTGATCGACATCGCGGAACACGATGCCGACCGCGACGTGCGCCATCAGGCCTTGTTCTGGCTCGGTCAGAGCAAGGATCCGCGCGCGCTCGCCTTCATTCGCGACCTGGTGACTCGATGA
- a CDS encoding HEAT repeat domain-containing protein, with amino-acid sequence MSKLSTILLALLWAVAPSVKAQTVVVPDVPSGAISLAGVDAAVHVAQLVRLGDIGVATRRRERLVPPAPWSVRDPADSLYRLARRAMADENYRRAADAFADLVDRYPHSDYAGDALYYRAYCLYQLGGQRDLRDAVDAIEQQARDYADASTREDAKTLRTRIESLQARRGDAQAAQRVQEKANQLGDERGCPKDDDDPRIYALQALMQMDAESALPILRQVLAKRGSCSESLRKQAVFIVSQKRSDEATDLLLQVARADPSSDVRGEAIQWLGQARSPRAVAALDSIAANATDDDILDKAIFALSQTRDERSDAALRRIASDERKSTHARTQAIFWFGQTHRDADDMRFLRDLFGRSRSEEIQGSIIQAMAQAHTPDAMRWLIEIARDKSISIDARKNALFWAGQSGADMRQMISLYDEMKGQSEIQNQLIFVFSQRRDRDAIDKLMDIAKNDSDRDLRKQAIFWLGQSHDPRVQQFLLDLINR; translated from the coding sequence GTGAGTAAGCTCTCAACCATACTGCTCGCGCTGCTGTGGGCGGTCGCGCCGTCGGTCAAGGCACAAACGGTCGTCGTGCCCGACGTGCCCAGCGGAGCGATCTCGCTAGCGGGGGTCGATGCCGCCGTACACGTCGCGCAACTCGTGCGTCTCGGCGATATCGGCGTTGCAACGCGCCGTCGCGAACGGCTCGTTCCTCCCGCGCCCTGGAGCGTGCGGGATCCCGCGGACTCGCTCTACCGTCTTGCACGACGCGCGATGGCCGACGAGAACTATCGGCGCGCCGCTGACGCTTTCGCCGATCTCGTGGACCGATATCCTCACTCCGACTACGCCGGCGACGCACTCTACTATCGCGCCTACTGCCTCTATCAGCTCGGCGGCCAGCGGGACCTGCGCGACGCGGTGGATGCGATCGAGCAGCAAGCGCGCGATTATGCCGACGCGTCGACACGCGAAGATGCGAAGACCTTGCGCACGCGGATCGAAAGCCTCCAAGCTCGTCGCGGCGATGCCCAAGCCGCGCAACGCGTTCAGGAAAAAGCGAATCAGCTCGGAGACGAGCGCGGTTGTCCGAAAGACGACGATGATCCCCGTATCTACGCGCTCCAGGCATTGATGCAGATGGACGCCGAGTCGGCGCTGCCAATCCTCCGTCAGGTGTTGGCGAAGCGTGGCTCGTGCAGTGAGAGTCTGCGCAAGCAAGCGGTGTTCATCGTCTCGCAGAAGCGCAGCGACGAAGCGACGGACCTTTTGCTTCAGGTTGCGCGTGCGGATCCGAGCTCCGACGTCCGCGGCGAGGCGATTCAATGGTTAGGCCAGGCGCGATCGCCGCGCGCGGTCGCGGCGCTCGATTCCATCGCGGCCAACGCAACCGATGACGATATACTGGACAAAGCCATCTTCGCTCTCTCGCAGACGCGCGACGAGCGCTCCGATGCCGCACTCCGTCGCATCGCGTCCGACGAGCGCAAATCCACGCATGCGCGGACGCAGGCCATCTTCTGGTTCGGCCAGACGCATCGCGACGCCGACGACATGCGCTTCCTGCGCGATCTCTTTGGACGGTCGCGGAGCGAGGAAATTCAGGGAAGCATCATCCAGGCGATGGCGCAGGCCCACACGCCCGACGCGATGCGTTGGCTGATCGAGATCGCGCGCGACAAATCGATTTCGATCGACGCACGCAAGAACGCGCTCTTCTGGGCCGGCCAGAGTGGTGCCGACATGCGCCAGATGATCAGTCTCTACGACGAGATGAAGGGCCAGTCCGAAATTCAGAATCAACTCATCTTCGTCTTCTCCCAGCGGCGCGATCGCGACGCGATTGATAAGCTGATGGACATCGCGAAGAACGATTCCGATCGCGATCTCCGCAAGCAGGCCATCTTCTGGCTCGGCCAGAGCCACGATCCGCGTGTTCAGCAATTCCTTCTCGACCTGATCAACCGGTGA
- a CDS encoding sigma-70 family RNA polymerase sigma factor, with translation MHSIDRELIARCLAGDADAERALYDAHVDRIYRLVYRMAGDGDLAEDFTQDTFIRAFERLEQFRGDSSLATWLHSIAVSVTLNGMRKVKRIGLRTTDLEETPLLAAEARDLPPDLRTQLFQAIDALSEKLRPVYIMHDIEGYTHEEVGAALGIPIGTSKARLFDARAKLRLALASFAGDYSA, from the coding sequence GTGCACTCCATCGATCGCGAGCTGATCGCGCGTTGCCTCGCCGGCGACGCCGACGCGGAGCGTGCGTTGTACGACGCCCACGTGGATCGCATTTACCGGCTCGTCTATCGCATGGCTGGCGATGGCGACCTCGCGGAGGACTTCACGCAGGACACGTTCATTCGCGCTTTCGAGCGGCTCGAACAGTTTCGCGGCGACTCATCGCTCGCGACCTGGCTCCACTCGATCGCGGTCTCGGTCACGCTCAACGGAATGCGCAAAGTGAAACGGATTGGCCTTCGCACTACCGACCTCGAGGAAACGCCGTTGCTTGCGGCCGAAGCGCGCGATCTGCCGCCCGATCTCCGGACACAGCTTTTCCAGGCGATCGACGCGCTCTCCGAGAAGCTCCGGCCCGTGTACATCATGCACGACATCGAAGGCTACACTCATGAAGAGGTCGGTGCCGCGTTAGGCATTCCGATCGGAACATCAAAGGCGCGTCTGTTCGACGCTCGCGCCAAGCTACGCCTGGCCCTTGCGTCCTTTGCTGGAGATTACAGCGCATGA
- a CDS encoding SGNH/GDSL hydrolase family protein produces MTNRILRLGAAALVVASAAACTDHTAKVLGPKPSQGNGIFQSYVALGNSLTAGYQSGGINDSTQQQSYPKLLAGQMGTRYAYASIAKPGCPPPVNNFNTQTRVTPTGYPASTSTSCYLRGNTVAILNNVAVPGATSLDPDAPDSTRNSNLLTQLILGGQDQVQRARAANPTFASVWIGNNDVLEAAVTGLLTPVPGVSPGVTPQATFQANYDKMMADLTAAPLSLRGVLIGVVNVTNAPIMFSGRVLQNPAFVAALDQATGKTITVDPTTCTSTTNSLISFAIVPAIAAGQHPTTIECEKTPIAQYPLLGDIFVLDQGEIVALTADVAAINAYISGKANAVGFAYFDPNHVLDSLTKAGQITPTGPNFLAPTAPFGKWVSLDGIHPTAASHILLTNYIIEAINGKYATTLTKLPNP; encoded by the coding sequence ATGACGAATAGAATTCTTCGACTCGGTGCAGCCGCGCTCGTTGTGGCGAGCGCCGCGGCCTGCACGGACCACACGGCGAAAGTCCTTGGTCCGAAGCCGTCGCAGGGCAACGGCATATTCCAGAGTTATGTCGCGTTAGGTAACAGCCTCACCGCGGGATATCAGTCGGGCGGCATCAACGATTCGACACAGCAGCAGAGCTATCCCAAGCTGCTGGCCGGCCAGATGGGAACGCGTTACGCCTACGCATCCATTGCGAAGCCCGGGTGCCCGCCGCCGGTTAACAACTTCAATACCCAGACCCGTGTGACACCGACGGGCTACCCGGCGAGCACCAGCACCTCCTGCTACCTTCGCGGTAATACAGTCGCGATTCTAAACAACGTCGCCGTACCCGGGGCGACTTCGCTCGACCCGGATGCGCCCGACAGCACGCGAAATTCGAATTTGCTCACGCAGCTCATTCTGGGCGGCCAGGATCAGGTGCAGCGCGCTCGCGCCGCGAACCCGACGTTCGCGAGCGTCTGGATCGGCAACAACGACGTGCTCGAAGCGGCCGTTACTGGTTTGCTCACGCCGGTGCCGGGCGTCTCGCCTGGCGTCACGCCTCAGGCAACGTTCCAGGCGAACTACGACAAGATGATGGCCGATCTCACCGCGGCCCCACTGAGTTTGAGAGGAGTGTTGATCGGTGTCGTGAACGTCACGAACGCGCCGATTATGTTCTCTGGACGCGTGCTCCAGAATCCGGCGTTCGTTGCCGCGCTCGATCAGGCAACCGGCAAGACGATCACCGTCGACCCAACCACCTGCACCTCGACGACGAACTCGCTGATCAGCTTCGCGATCGTCCCCGCCATCGCGGCGGGTCAGCACCCGACGACGATCGAGTGTGAGAAGACTCCGATCGCACAGTATCCGCTGCTCGGAGACATTTTCGTGCTCGATCAAGGAGAGATCGTGGCGCTCACCGCCGATGTCGCGGCAATCAATGCGTACATCAGCGGCAAGGCGAACGCTGTCGGTTTCGCATACTTCGATCCGAACCATGTACTCGACAGCCTGACGAAAGCCGGCCAGATCACGCCGACGGGTCCGAATTTTCTCGCCCCAACCGCGCCGTTCGGAAAATGGGTCTCCCTCGACGGTATCCACCCGACAGCGGCCTCGCACATTCTTCTCACGAACTACATAATCGAAGCGATCAACGGGAAGTACGCAACGACGCTCACGAAGCTGCCGAATCCGTAA
- a CDS encoding outer membrane protein transport protein, with protein sequence MQLRRGSRYWIALLVLSTSSTIVGAQGFGLNEISTCGLGRGYSAVATGCHDASAIYWNPAAVSALSGWSWDIGAAAIALNGKFVQDTTFQTFKADVGTALVPDGFVNYHNPKSQWSFGGGVYVPYGLTSQWHDDFPGRFEAKKASLQTIYIQPNVGYQINSNWSVGGGPIIGHSHVELIQAIDLSQQVLPIPGITPPITFAALGIAQRTEFAQATLKGDAWGYGLQIGVQGKLSPNWMFGARFMTPMSFKYDNADATFTQVATNLIIPTAIPNPANPAGPPLVGAGAHVDTLSLLKAAFAPGAPLSSQKVSTKINHPAQFQVGFAYTGFQNWELEADYALIAYSSFKSLPITFSNPATPSSVLIEDYNNSSALRLGAEYKFANTWHVRGGFAGVTRAAPNETVTPLLPEQDRANYTLGFTTPAWHNVVMDGGYVLVTTPGRRGRIVERTGESQTAAQLNSGKYSLTANIFALGFKSAF encoded by the coding sequence ATGCAGCTCCGCCGTGGTTCGCGGTATTGGATAGCGTTGCTAGTACTCTCAACCTCGAGCACCATCGTGGGCGCGCAGGGTTTTGGTCTGAATGAGATCAGCACCTGCGGGCTCGGGCGCGGTTATTCGGCGGTCGCGACGGGCTGTCATGACGCGTCGGCGATTTATTGGAATCCTGCTGCGGTTTCCGCGCTCAGCGGCTGGAGCTGGGATATCGGAGCGGCGGCGATCGCCCTGAATGGAAAGTTCGTTCAGGACACGACATTCCAGACCTTCAAGGCCGATGTAGGGACCGCCCTCGTTCCCGACGGATTCGTCAATTATCACAACCCGAAGAGCCAGTGGTCCTTCGGCGGTGGCGTGTACGTCCCGTACGGTCTCACATCGCAGTGGCACGACGATTTTCCGGGCCGCTTCGAAGCGAAGAAGGCGTCGCTCCAGACGATCTACATCCAGCCGAACGTTGGGTATCAGATCAACTCGAACTGGAGTGTGGGCGGTGGCCCGATCATCGGCCATTCGCACGTGGAGCTGATTCAGGCAATCGATCTTTCGCAGCAGGTGCTGCCGATTCCCGGCATCACCCCACCGATCACCTTTGCCGCACTCGGCATCGCACAGCGCACCGAGTTCGCGCAAGCGACGTTGAAGGGTGATGCCTGGGGCTACGGACTGCAGATCGGCGTTCAGGGCAAGCTCTCTCCGAACTGGATGTTCGGCGCGCGCTTCATGACGCCGATGTCCTTCAAGTACGACAACGCTGACGCGACGTTCACGCAGGTCGCGACGAACCTCATCATTCCGACCGCGATTCCAAACCCTGCGAACCCAGCGGGGCCGCCGCTCGTTGGTGCCGGTGCTCATGTCGATACACTGTCGCTGCTCAAGGCCGCGTTTGCGCCGGGGGCGCCGTTGTCGTCGCAGAAGGTGAGCACCAAGATCAATCATCCGGCGCAATTCCAGGTCGGCTTTGCCTACACTGGTTTCCAGAACTGGGAGCTCGAGGCGGACTACGCGCTTATCGCCTACTCGAGCTTCAAGAGCTTGCCGATCACGTTCTCGAATCCGGCGACGCCGAGTTCGGTGTTGATCGAGGACTACAACAATTCGTCTGCGCTGCGGCTTGGTGCGGAATACAAGTTCGCTAATACCTGGCACGTTCGCGGCGGCTTCGCCGGCGTGACGCGCGCCGCGCCGAATGAGACGGTGACGCCGCTGCTCCCGGAGCAGGACCGCGCGAACTACACGTTAGGTTTCACGACGCCGGCGTGGCACAACGTCGTCATGGACGGTGGGTACGTCCTCGTGACGACGCCCGGCCGTCGTGGCCGCATCGTCGAGCGCACCGGTGAGTCGCAGACCGCGGCGCAGCTCAACAGCGGCAAGTATTCGCTCACCGCGAACATCTTCGCGTTGGGCTTCAAGAGCGCCTTTTGA
- the tilS gene encoding tRNA lysidine(34) synthetase TilS produces the protein MGERGRKLAVAVSRALPRRGNIVLAVSGGLDSMTLLDLMATVRSDRRGELTVATFDHASGAHSVRAASFVADAALRYGMSVVIGVAGSVERSEAAWRAARWSFLRSVARATRATVVTAHTRDDQIETVLMRAMRAAGARGLAGLRAASDVCRPLIDTCRAELETYATAHRLGWIDDPTNREPLYLRNRIRRDLLPVLLRARPGLDAELIAIGERAATWRREVSALVESSFAIEIGSGDDGMPQRTLDVRAADLTSCSREVLGIVWPELAARAGLTLDRRGTERAIEFTQSGAVGRRVQLSGGWDLIRSRTHFELRPTIASDNEGRLRALDPPMIWDRWAFALVDQTSARDVWRVTLPTGESLSVRSWRPGDKLTVRQGERLVERKVKYFLSDAGISGHIRARWPVVLAGSEIVWIPGVRRSDAATARSGGPVVTYACDYLDRRS, from the coding sequence GTGGGGGAACGCGGACGGAAGCTCGCGGTCGCTGTATCGCGTGCGTTGCCCAGGCGCGGCAATATTGTCCTCGCCGTGTCGGGCGGGCTCGACTCGATGACGCTTCTCGATCTCATGGCAACGGTTCGCTCCGATCGCCGTGGCGAGCTGACCGTCGCCACCTTCGATCACGCGTCCGGCGCACATAGCGTACGCGCGGCATCGTTCGTCGCGGACGCGGCTCTCCGCTACGGGATGTCGGTCGTCATCGGAGTCGCGGGCAGCGTCGAGCGAAGCGAAGCGGCATGGCGCGCCGCGCGGTGGTCGTTTCTGAGATCCGTGGCGCGCGCTACGCGCGCGACCGTCGTCACGGCGCATACGCGCGATGACCAGATCGAGACGGTGCTGATGCGTGCGATGCGTGCTGCCGGCGCGCGTGGCTTGGCGGGACTTCGCGCCGCGTCCGATGTGTGTCGACCGCTCATCGACACATGCCGCGCCGAGCTGGAGACGTACGCAACAGCGCACCGCCTGGGCTGGATTGATGATCCGACCAATCGCGAACCATTGTACCTTCGCAATCGCATTCGGCGCGATCTGCTGCCAGTGCTCCTGCGAGCGCGTCCCGGTCTGGATGCAGAACTGATCGCGATCGGTGAGCGTGCGGCAACGTGGCGTCGCGAGGTCTCCGCGCTCGTCGAGAGTAGTTTCGCTATCGAGATCGGAAGCGGGGACGACGGAATGCCCCAGAGAACGTTGGACGTGAGGGCCGCGGATTTGACGAGCTGCTCCCGGGAGGTTCTCGGGATCGTCTGGCCCGAGCTAGCGGCGCGAGCCGGTCTTACCCTCGATCGGCGGGGAACGGAACGCGCGATCGAGTTTACTCAATCGGGCGCGGTAGGCCGTCGCGTGCAGCTTTCGGGCGGCTGGGACCTCATTCGGTCGAGAACGCATTTCGAGCTGAGGCCGACTATCGCGAGCGACAATGAAGGCCGTCTCCGCGCACTCGATCCGCCGATGATCTGGGATCGATGGGCATTTGCTCTGGTCGACCAGACCTCTGCGAGAGATGTCTGGCGTGTGACCCTCCCGACCGGCGAGTCGCTTTCGGTGCGGTCGTGGCGACCGGGTGACAAATTGACGGTGCGGCAGGGGGAGCGTCTCGTTGAGCGCAAGGTGAAGTACTTTTTATCGGATGCGGGAATCTCCGGACACATCCGTGCGAGGTGGCCCGTAGTCCTCGCCGGGAGCGAGATCGTCTGGATTCCTGGTGTTCGCCGCAGCGACGCGGCAACCGCACGGTCCGGTGGACCGGTTGTGACGTACGCCTGTGACTATCTCGATCGCCGATCCTAG
- the hpt gene encoding hypoxanthine phosphoribosyltransferase yields the protein MRRIVYSQQQIATRVREIGEEIARAYPDGDLLVLGLLKGSFIFLSDLVREIRRPLQIDFLVAASYGDSTMSSGTVKLVYDPETELGGKHILLVEDIVDTGRTLNRLMDLLQARKPRSLEICALLHKHAAAELRYPTQFVGFDAPNEFLVGYGLDHAENFRHLPYIASLQ from the coding sequence GTGCGCCGGATCGTGTACAGCCAGCAGCAAATTGCCACACGCGTCCGAGAGATAGGCGAAGAGATCGCCAGAGCGTATCCTGATGGAGATCTGCTCGTCCTCGGCCTATTGAAGGGGAGCTTTATATTTCTCAGCGATCTGGTGCGGGAAATCCGGCGGCCGCTACAGATCGATTTCCTCGTTGCGGCGAGTTACGGCGACTCGACAATGTCGAGTGGTACCGTCAAGCTCGTTTATGATCCGGAAACCGAATTGGGGGGTAAGCATATACTCCTGGTAGAGGATATCGTCGACACCGGGCGTACCCTGAACCGCTTGATGGACCTTCTTCAGGCACGGAAACCGCGTTCTTTGGAGATCTGCGCGTTGCTGCACAAGCATGCAGCGGCCGAGCTCCGGTATCCGACGCAGTTTGTCGGGTTCGACGCGCCGAACGAGTTCCTGGTCGGATACGGGTTGGATCACGCGGAAAATTTCCGTCACCTTCCGTACATCGCGAGCTTGCAGTAG
- the ftsH gene encoding ATP-dependent zinc metalloprotease FtsH has product MPAPTPPKSPKKDVNWGRLSKTLSFWLLILLIPVALIQLSNGRSDQAPLISYTQYRAELGRDNIRKVKIQAGKYVAGEFKTSIPFDGRNVPKFNVRLPMENAQAEVDSLNKHNVVIEAEDARPSITAYIVNFLPWLLLIGFYLFLFRQMQAGGAKAFSFGKSKAKLLTGDTPKVTFADVAGADEAKQELQEIIEFLRDPQRFTKLGGRLPKGALLVGPPGTGKTLLARAVAGEAARPFFSMSGSDFVEMFVGVGASRVRDLFEQGKAHAPCIIFIDEIDAVGRHRGAGLGGGHDEREQTLNQLLVEMDGFESNDGVILIAATNRPDVLDPALLRPGRFDRQIVVDAPDLKGREGILKVHLRNKPIADDVDITTVARGTPGMAGADLANLVNEAALLAVRRNHDRIYMMDVEDAKDKVMLGVERKSMVMKEDERRLTAYHEAGHAICAIKIAGNDPLHKVTIVPRGRALGLAFTLPEDDRVSITRQQLEARLVMSYGGRTAEELVFGRDRVTTGAASDIQQATAIARRYVTQWGLSDAIGPVLVGDNEQELFLGREIQHRREVSEQTAQLVDQEVKRVIGEAYDRAKHTLEDNIDLLHAVAAALLERETLTRDDIAILVKGGKLPARVSGAVSGGTPQSTPTPALEPRRTPPFLGGPEPSPA; this is encoded by the coding sequence ATGCCAGCACCCACTCCTCCGAAATCACCCAAGAAGGACGTCAACTGGGGCCGTCTCTCGAAGACGCTCTCGTTCTGGCTCCTTATTCTTCTCATCCCGGTCGCGCTGATCCAGCTCTCGAATGGGCGCTCGGATCAGGCTCCGCTCATCAGCTACACGCAGTACAGGGCCGAGCTGGGTCGCGACAACATCCGCAAGGTGAAAATCCAGGCGGGGAAATACGTCGCGGGCGAGTTCAAGACGTCGATTCCCTTCGACGGACGCAACGTGCCGAAGTTCAACGTGCGTCTGCCGATGGAGAACGCACAGGCCGAAGTCGACAGCTTGAACAAACACAATGTCGTCATCGAGGCGGAAGACGCTCGTCCCTCGATCACAGCGTACATCGTCAATTTCCTGCCGTGGCTGCTGCTGATCGGCTTCTACCTGTTCCTGTTCAGGCAGATGCAGGCAGGAGGCGCGAAGGCGTTCTCGTTCGGGAAGTCGAAAGCGAAGCTGCTCACCGGCGATACGCCCAAGGTGACCTTCGCCGACGTCGCGGGCGCGGATGAAGCCAAGCAGGAGCTGCAGGAGATCATCGAATTCCTGCGCGACCCGCAGCGGTTCACGAAGTTGGGTGGACGGCTGCCGAAGGGCGCGTTGCTCGTTGGTCCGCCGGGCACCGGTAAGACGCTGCTCGCACGAGCCGTCGCCGGCGAGGCCGCGCGGCCGTTCTTCTCGATGTCGGGGTCCGATTTCGTCGAGATGTTCGTGGGCGTGGGCGCCTCGCGTGTCCGCGATCTGTTCGAGCAGGGCAAGGCGCACGCGCCGTGCATCATTTTCATCGACGAGATCGACGCGGTCGGACGTCACCGGGGCGCCGGTCTTGGCGGTGGTCACGACGAGCGCGAGCAAACGCTCAATCAGCTGCTCGTCGAAATGGATGGCTTCGAGTCGAACGACGGGGTCATTCTGATCGCGGCGACGAACCGTCCCGACGTGCTCGATCCGGCTTTGCTGCGACCCGGGCGATTCGATCGCCAGATCGTCGTCGATGCGCCCGACCTGAAGGGTCGAGAGGGCATTCTCAAAGTGCATCTGCGCAACAAGCCGATCGCCGATGATGTCGACATCACGACCGTCGCGCGCGGAACGCCGGGTATGGCCGGCGCCGATCTCGCCAATCTCGTGAACGAGGCCGCGCTGCTCGCCGTCCGTCGCAACCACGATCGCATCTACATGATGGACGTCGAGGATGCGAAGGACAAAGTGATGCTCGGCGTCGAGCGCAAGTCGATGGTCATGAAGGAGGACGAGCGCCGCCTAACGGCTTATCACGAGGCTGGCCACGCCATTTGTGCGATCAAGATCGCGGGCAACGATCCCTTGCACAAAGTGACGATCGTCCCACGAGGGCGCGCGCTCGGGTTGGCGTTCACGCTGCCCGAGGACGATCGCGTGTCGATCACGCGTCAGCAGCTCGAGGCGCGGTTGGTCATGAGCTACGGCGGCCGCACGGCCGAGGAATTGGTGTTCGGTCGCGATCGCGTGACGACCGGTGCCGCGAGCGACATTCAACAGGCGACGGCGATCGCTCGCCGTTACGTCACGCAGTGGGGATTGTCGGATGCCATCGGCCCCGTGCTCGTTGGCGACAACGAGCAGGAGCTCTTCCTCGGCCGAGAGATTCAGCATCGGCGTGAAGTGTCGGAGCAAACCGCGCAGCTCGTCGATCAAGAGGTGAAGCGAGTGATCGGGGAGGCGTACGATCGCGCGAAACACACGCTCGAAGACAACATCGATCTGCTACACGCGGTCGCGGCGGCGCTGCTGGAGCGGGAGACGCTCACGCGCGATGACATTGCGATCCTCGTGAAGGGCGGGAAGCTGCCGGCTCGAGTGAGCGGCGCCGTCTCCGGCGGCACACCGCAGTCGACGCCGACGCCGGCCCTCGAGCCGCGGCGGACGCCGCCGTTCCTCGGTGGGCCGGAACCATCACCGGCGTAG
- the folP gene encoding dihydropteroate synthase codes for MRDLWQIKSRTLKLNRPLIMGILNVTPDSFSDGGRFFSREAAIAHASRLVEEGADIIDVGGESTRPQGAIAVDSAEEMRRVLPVIVAIAKALPEATLSIDTVKSEVAENALDAGAHIVNDVSAFRLDPRMGEICATAGAGVVLMHSRGNVSEMGTYADASYDDVVDEVLTELRERVTMARDAGVAEDCIAVDPGIGFAKRSEHSLNMLSALPELVEWGYPVVVGASRKRFVGQIAGGEEPSERVYGTVGANVVALERGARIFRVHDVAPNRQALDVAWAIIERDRAAARS; via the coding sequence GTGCGCGACCTCTGGCAGATCAAATCGCGGACGCTCAAGCTCAATCGCCCCCTCATCATGGGCATCCTGAACGTCACTCCCGACAGCTTCAGCGACGGGGGTCGCTTTTTCTCCCGCGAGGCGGCAATAGCACACGCGAGCCGCCTCGTCGAAGAGGGTGCGGACATCATCGATGTCGGTGGGGAGTCGACGCGACCACAGGGCGCGATCGCAGTCGACAGTGCCGAAGAAATGCGACGCGTGCTCCCGGTGATCGTGGCGATCGCCAAAGCGCTTCCGGAGGCGACGCTGTCCATCGATACCGTCAAATCGGAGGTAGCGGAAAACGCGCTCGACGCCGGTGCACACATTGTGAATGATGTATCGGCCTTCCGTCTGGACCCTCGCATGGGCGAGATTTGCGCGACGGCTGGCGCCGGTGTGGTACTGATGCATTCCCGAGGAAACGTGAGCGAGATGGGTACGTACGCGGATGCAAGCTACGACGATGTGGTCGATGAAGTACTGACGGAACTGCGCGAACGTGTGACGATGGCACGCGATGCCGGCGTCGCCGAGGACTGCATTGCCGTCGATCCAGGCATCGGCTTCGCGAAACGCAGTGAGCATTCGCTCAACATGCTCTCGGCGCTCCCGGAGCTCGTCGAATGGGGATATCCGGTCGTCGTCGGAGCCTCGCGGAAGCGGTTCGTCGGGCAGATTGCCGGCGGTGAGGAGCCATCAGAGCGAGTGTATGGGACGGTTGGCGCCAATGTCGTGGCGCTCGAGCGCGGCGCGCGGATTTTCCGCGTCCATGACGTAGCGCCGAATCGCCAGGCGCTCGACGTCGCGTGGGCCATCATCGAGCGCGATCGGGCGGCTGCGCGGTCATGA